The Nocardioides luti genome contains a region encoding:
- a CDS encoding NACHT domain-containing protein, whose translation MKHQLQLLCPGAFQSMAAALAIAEFGPGVQVMGAGKDGGRDLYFEGNLKFASALEPSEDTFSGYTVFQVKHHDKISDSETTNASWLWGEVKKELDAWAEWDRKDPRDPLPDQLVFITNVALTPVQNTGGHDAIRKNIKAYRDRLNDPSRDIDDQDAILDRVQRRKRIAHIKTIRFWDGNQLDALLSTHEGVRRRFDAFLTASDVFTFISELTGNIALKDSEPVLLDQARTELLSDGLVYFDDAGDRENRGIPVHEVAIDLPVTFPGGGHRSTVLRHVFERGDNLLARDITAVDGPRHIVLTGQPGNGKTTISKLIVQAYRVAALKGSTALAANHDTVITGTVDVLRRLGHQLPRHRRWPLRIDLADYAEERGHKLDQSLMRYVAEHISKKSNHGTVTPATLTSWLRAWPWLVVFDGLDEVTEPETRRTAIERVVEFVNNAEGDRCDLLAVITTRPVGYTENIDPTSFETIGLDDLTPAEAVAFGTKAAQVRLSGDDERIGKVVTALRNAAQDENLVKLLRTPLQVLILSIIVDGAGTIAPDRYSLFWSYYDTVVRRERNKPTMVRTLLTKYEPFIHQLHERAGFVLQQRSETADHSTAVLTEPELRDIVWHILNDAEFKPDGHHSDVLDSIIRSATQRLVLIAPRNDGFGFDVRSLQELMAARRISDAPLETLINRLRLLAPSPHWRNTWLFATGKMFAEPRAHEHQAVVELIETVDQEAPERFGSHLPIGPEVALDVLDDGMARAWPNWSRRILAHGLHVLDAPSTFNLDRSLRILLRYADSGAEQRDAVARMMRDDLTATANRLTVASAAEMVSAIEHDLQVNERTLGLGLVLNQLASTPPPPPPPPPPPCPPGVDWTAFDDELDTSPHPAALDPVIRGAAAAMKAIKDEVFVEEHEADLIACLNIPEAAAVLSAAVAHVLPGDVSLFLQLRSVLSQRFRAPLADCILA comes from the coding sequence GTGAAGCACCAGCTGCAGTTGTTGTGCCCCGGTGCCTTTCAGTCGATGGCCGCTGCGCTGGCGATCGCCGAGTTCGGCCCAGGTGTCCAGGTCATGGGCGCTGGCAAGGACGGCGGCCGCGATCTGTACTTCGAGGGCAACCTGAAGTTCGCCTCAGCACTCGAGCCCTCAGAAGACACCTTCAGCGGTTACACCGTCTTCCAGGTCAAGCATCACGACAAGATCTCCGACTCGGAGACCACCAATGCCTCGTGGTTGTGGGGAGAGGTCAAGAAGGAACTCGACGCCTGGGCTGAGTGGGATAGGAAGGACCCGCGCGATCCCCTGCCCGATCAGCTCGTCTTCATCACCAACGTCGCACTCACGCCCGTTCAGAACACGGGCGGCCACGACGCCATCCGCAAGAACATCAAGGCCTACCGCGACAGACTCAACGACCCCAGCCGCGACATCGACGATCAGGATGCAATTCTCGATAGGGTCCAGCGGCGCAAGCGGATCGCGCACATCAAGACGATCCGATTCTGGGACGGCAACCAGCTAGACGCTCTGTTGAGCACGCACGAAGGCGTGCGCCGCCGGTTCGACGCCTTCTTGACCGCCAGCGACGTCTTCACCTTCATCTCTGAACTCACGGGCAACATCGCCCTTAAGGACAGCGAACCGGTTCTGCTTGACCAGGCACGCACCGAACTACTCTCCGACGGGCTCGTGTACTTCGACGACGCCGGTGACCGCGAAAACCGCGGCATCCCGGTACACGAGGTCGCCATCGATCTCCCCGTGACCTTCCCGGGCGGAGGCCACAGGAGCACCGTGCTGCGGCATGTCTTCGAGCGGGGAGACAACCTCCTAGCTCGAGACATCACAGCTGTGGACGGGCCACGCCACATCGTCCTCACCGGCCAGCCGGGCAACGGGAAGACCACGATCTCCAAGCTGATCGTGCAGGCATACCGGGTTGCAGCGCTCAAAGGCTCCACGGCACTAGCGGCCAACCACGACACCGTGATCACCGGGACCGTGGACGTGCTGCGGAGGCTGGGGCACCAACTCCCGCGGCACCGGCGCTGGCCGCTGCGCATCGACCTCGCCGACTACGCGGAGGAACGAGGCCACAAGCTCGACCAATCGCTGATGCGATACGTGGCCGAACACATCAGCAAGAAGTCGAACCATGGCACCGTCACTCCCGCAACGCTGACCTCCTGGCTGCGCGCTTGGCCCTGGCTAGTCGTATTCGATGGCCTGGACGAGGTCACCGAGCCAGAGACGCGGCGCACGGCGATCGAGCGCGTCGTGGAGTTCGTCAACAACGCAGAGGGAGACCGATGCGACCTACTCGCCGTCATCACGACCCGCCCGGTTGGCTACACCGAAAACATCGACCCGACGTCGTTCGAAACCATCGGACTGGACGACCTGACACCCGCTGAGGCCGTCGCCTTCGGAACTAAGGCCGCCCAAGTACGCCTTAGCGGCGACGACGAGCGGATCGGCAAGGTCGTCACGGCCCTTCGGAACGCTGCGCAGGATGAGAACCTCGTCAAACTGCTGCGGACGCCGCTGCAAGTACTCATCCTGTCGATCATCGTCGACGGCGCAGGGACCATCGCACCAGACCGGTACAGCCTGTTCTGGAGCTATTACGACACCGTCGTACGACGAGAGCGCAACAAACCGACGATGGTCCGCACGCTCCTGACCAAGTACGAGCCGTTCATCCACCAGCTTCACGAGCGCGCCGGCTTCGTGCTTCAACAGCGCAGCGAGACGGCCGACCACTCCACGGCTGTTCTAACAGAGCCGGAGCTGCGCGACATCGTCTGGCACATCCTCAACGACGCCGAGTTCAAGCCCGACGGGCACCACTCCGACGTCCTGGACTCGATCATTAGGTCTGCCACACAGCGACTGGTCCTGATCGCGCCCCGGAACGACGGCTTCGGTTTCGACGTGCGCTCACTCCAAGAACTCATGGCGGCCCGGCGAATCAGCGACGCGCCCCTTGAGACCCTGATCAACCGGCTACGTCTCCTGGCCCCCAGCCCACATTGGCGCAACACCTGGTTGTTCGCGACAGGAAAGATGTTCGCGGAACCTCGCGCCCACGAACATCAGGCCGTGGTCGAGCTCATCGAGACGGTCGACCAGGAGGCTCCCGAACGATTCGGATCGCATCTACCGATCGGCCCCGAGGTAGCTCTCGACGTCCTTGACGACGGTATGGCGCGCGCATGGCCGAACTGGAGCCGCCGCATCTTGGCTCACGGGCTCCACGTACTGGACGCGCCCTCTACGTTCAACCTGGACCGGTCGCTACGCATCCTTCTGCGCTACGCCGACAGCGGTGCCGAACAACGAGACGCAGTAGCACGAATGATGCGTGACGACCTCACAGCCACCGCAAACCGTCTGACGGTCGCCAGCGCGGCAGAGATGGTGTCCGCCATCGAGCACGATCTGCAGGTCAACGAGCGCACACTGGGACTCGGCTTGGTCCTGAACCAGCTGGCCAGCACTCCCCCCCCCCCCCCCCCCCCCCCCCCCCCCCCCTGCCCGCCGGGCGTGGACTGGACAGCGTTCGACGACGAGCTCGACACCAGCCCCCACCCCGCCGCTCTCGACCCTGTCATCCGTGGCGCTGCCGCCGCGATGAAGGCAATCAAGGACGAGGTCTTCGTCGAGGAGCACGAAGCCGACCTCATCGCCTGCCTGAACATCCCCGAGGCGGCAGCAGTACTGAGCGCAGCTGTCGCTCACGTGCTCCCCGGCGACGTGTCCCTGTTCCTCCAACTCAGATCCGTGCTCTCGCAGCGCTTCCGCGCCCCACTCGCCGACTGCATCCTCGCCTGA